Genomic DNA from Macadamia integrifolia cultivar HAES 741 chromosome 6, SCU_Mint_v3, whole genome shotgun sequence:
TGATATCTGGAATCGGACATTGGTAAATTTAAACTCTTTGCTAGTTGCACAAAAGTGTTCTAATCTTGAAAACTTTCTCAGACTATTTTAATATTTATCAGTACTCCACGCAGTTATGGTGGATTTGTGAAAATGCTCTTTCACTTATTTTTCATGCTTAAGATCAAATTTGAGGAAATCTTCTTGACTATCATTTGGTATCGTCTGTTTGAAGTTGGTTTCATTTTTGCGACTAGGTAGTCGAAAGGACTGATGGCGCCAcaggttactttttttttttttttaaggggtgCAGCACCCTATGCTGTTATTTGGTTGCTTTTAGTGACTAGTTCATGACCAACCTTCTGAACTAGGTCTCATCTGTGGTGATTGCTGATTTATGGAGTGAAGATTAAAGGAAGCTCAGGCTTTGTGGAGAATTCAGTTTTTTGTAATGGTTTTGACGACATCGATTTTGTAGGGTTTTGAGAATGTTGATCTTTGTTGAAGGGTTTCTTTTAGGATGCTGATTATTTGCCCATATGTACTGGCTACATGTGAGGGGAAGATTGGAGATTATTGACAATTTTATTTGATCAACTCAAGTCATTAATGATTGTAGATTGTTGTCTGCTTGGTTCAAGATTATGTTTGCTCAAGATTATTTCGTTTGAAGACGTATCTACTTGTGTCTATCCTCAacaactattttattttttgaagattttttattCAGCGACCTGATGTTGCTTGGTATATTCAACAATTTGATGTTGTTTTGTCCCCAACAACCTGATGCTGCCTATTTATCTATGAAATTTCTGTGAGGTGTCCGTTTGGGGAAATCTCTATTTGAGGCTCGTGAGTGCTTTTGTTGTAGCTATTGGAATCCATAGTTtctgttggagtgccttctttagGAACGCCTTTTGACGTAGCTTTTGGGTGTTAACACTTCTGTTGGAATGCCATCTTTAAGAAGGGATTTTGGTGTTGTTCGTTTCTATTGGACTGCTTTCTTTGGGAAGGGCTTTTGTTGGtattggagtgccttctttggaaGGGTTTTCTTTGCTATTGGAGTTGTTGATGGCTTTATAATGGTTGATTAGTTCTCTCTGTGCTTGTTGGAGttcttgttggtccaagctGGAATATCTTGTTGCTATGTGTATaatccagcttgagggggagtgttagaagtcTATCGACAGAAAGGAGGAGTCTGCGCTAGACTCCTCccttgggttttcctagtcTTATTAGGACTGTGAGTTTGGGTTTTCCTATTCCTATTAGGATTgtgttttcctagtcctattataactgtgggtttgggttttcctagtcctattaggactgaATACAGTTAGAAGTTAGCAATtagtattagtttcctattttgttctttcctacTCCTAGTAAGACTTGTAATAGCtactttatttaatgaatgaaggttgGCAGCCCCGATCGAATCGATTggactcccttttttttttaagctggTTTTGGCAGTACTATCTCTGGTGTGTTAGTGAGACTTGAAGGGTATCTCATAGGTGATGTTGTTGTGGGTCAAATAGTGGATGCCAAAGAGTGAACTGTACATAACAATGTGAAGCTTATTTTGTGATTCACAGTTTTTCTCTCTGGATTGGAGGAGCTCCATAGGTTTGTTTATCAACTAGCTGAGAAAGAATTCAGAGCTTCTTAAAGGTTCCTTCCCTCTTTCTAAGAGATAGGGCATTGACGTCATGTCGTTGAAATAGCTTTTATCCCTTATCTATGGGGAGTAATTGTCTTAGAAAACAAGTTAATTTTAGTGCTTTAGGACGATCGGACTCTGTGAATAGATCACTGAGGTTTATTTATGTATAAGATGATTTCCTGTTGCTTGCATAACTAAAGTGTGAGACAGAAACACATTTCCCTCTTGGTACTTAAATGCTGTctgaggtggcatggacatgtgcaatggaggcctttgaatgctctagTACGGAGAAGTGATTTATTGCAAACCAAAGGGGCTAAAAGAGGTagaggtaggcctaaaataaccatagaagtagtgaggaaggacatgtatggctttgaatagaacTGATTGGAGAAATAGTATCCattagccaaccccatttacttgggataaggctgaattgttgttgttgttgttgttgttggtactTTAATGCATTGTTATAGCTGCTGCTATCATTGTAAGcccctcttccccttctttaattGCTTCCCTTTGGCTTCCCCCTCGTTTCCTTTGGCTTCTGCAAATACTTAAAATTGTTTGTCTCTCTATTCTCTGAGCATCTCCCACTTGCTTCAATATGTTTATCCTTGGTAGTTTGCCTTgctttttttcttatcattttttattcctGCTTTGGTGACTATAGTTGATAGACATTTGACGAAAACTAATTAGTCTTCAGGGACAAATGGGTATCAGTAGCTTCATGCACGAAGTCAATTACCAATACTTGTACGACATGATAAAGTCTGGGAAATAGAGTTGGTATTTTATCTGAAATGCCACTATATTGATCTTTCTGTTGATATACAGCAATAGAACCGTTATGAACTTAAATTTGATCCCATGACCACTGGTGAAAGGAATTGATATGCATTTAAAAACGTGTAGGCATTATAACCTAATGTAGTTGTATttcgtattttttttattgaacaaGTCTTGAAATTTGTCATTTCATGTCGCTTTTTTTACAGACAGGAACTGTTTTCTATTTATGCCATGGCAAATTCAAAAGGTTCTTCAAACATCAGAAATTTTCCATACTCAGGAAAGCAATCACTGCTGCCTCCTAAAAGTCCCTTCCCAAGCATTCCATCATCCTATGCTGAATATGGCACCAGTCCTGCAATAGTATCGAAAGGTATTCCGAAGCCAAGAGAGGGGCATAGACACCACCAACGTACTTCCTCTGAGAGCATTTTAATAGAGGAGCAACCCTCTTGGCTTGATGATCTCCTTAATGAGCCAGAGACACCTGTGCGACGAGGTCATCGGCGGTCTTCAAGCGACTCATTTGCATACTTGGATGTTGCTAATGCTTCTAACATGGAATATGTAGCTCAGGAGGACAAGTTTAAAAATGCCTCTGTACCTACTTGGGGATCATTGGAATTTGATCCTTATCAAGATGCACGGCATGCTTCATTCTATACAGAGCCAAATTCTTTGGGGAGGCAGCGGAATAGGTCATGGGATTCATTGAATTCTGTTTACTACCAAAGTGGCAAGCCATCTTCCAGGGATAATATTGTACGTCAAAGCTCTGGACAGTTGTCAGTTCCACAGGAACCAGATGGAGTTTCATCTACTGCTACTGACAAGCAAGAACTAGAGGAATCTGGGTCCAATAATCCAAGAGGTTCTTCTGATAAGAGGGATAATTCTTATGCTAAGCCTTCTGCATCAGAGACAGATCCAAAGCGTGCCAAACAGTAAGAACTCTTAATTCCTTTGTTCTCACTATGCTTGATTCCTTAACTTATAATATAGCGGGAATGGTTTGCCAAAAGTTTGAATAAATTTTTTGTGTTTGCCATAAGTTTTATGATGTTTTCATTGCTAATTCAACTTGGTAACCGTATCCCAACTTGTTAGTTAATCCTTGATGATTGCAAGTTCGAAtttttacccctttttttttttttttaattatgtatAATTAGCATTATTAAAACCAAAGAATAATTTTTATGTTGAGAAAACCTATATCTGAATATAAAAAGCTGCAAATACGAACAAGGTAACTACTATTAGCTCTCATCATTGAATATATGACGTTGGAAGCCTTCTACTGTAGGCAATTTGCTCAACGGTCACGAGTCCGGAAACTTCAGTACATAGCTGAACTGGAAAGGAATGTCCAAGCTTTACAGGCAAGTTCAGGAGGAAGCTAAACCCATAATTTATCCTCTTTAATATTTTGAGTTATTTATCCTTAAGTATTGACATTATTATTGCCTCTCATGTATTACATGAATTTTTAGGCAGAAGGGTCTGAAGCTTCAGCTGAGCTTGAATTTCTGGACCAGCAGAATCTTATATTGAATATGGAGAACAAAGCCCTGAAGCAACGGCTTGAAAATTTAGCACAGGAGCAACTTATAAAATATTGTGAGTCATATTCTAACTAGCGAAAGCTGTAAGGGGAAATGATTCAAGAAGTGTGTGGGCACAGTGCTACTGAGTTAGAACTGTCAGATAAAAAACGAGACTCAGTTTCATTTCCATGAATTGAATGAATGACCTCAGAAGCTCAAAGCCATCTGTTGAAAATGTTGATAGCTCCTGCACAAGTTCTTGCTTAGACACTACCCAAAAGGGGGGGCGGGAACATGGTAAAGCTACAACCATGCtttcacccccaaaaaaaaaaggaaaaaaaaacttgcatttCTTAATTGTTTCTTGTATTGTTTTGCAGTTTAGCAGTTTAACTCTTTCGTTATATGACTTAAGAACTTGATGAATTATGAAAGTGCAACGCCCATTCATCTAATCCAGTTATTCTAATATATGTTATCATAGATTTTTGGGAGAATGTTCCGTCCGGGGCCACAGGGTCcctttgtctatctctcttcacCCCTTGTAATGACCTCCTTAACCGTCCCCCGTCCCCCCCTCTTTAATTATGCCAAAGTGAGGCTGCGAGTGGGTGTTTCCTGCCTGCGTAGCGTTTGGTCCCAGGCAGGAAACACTCTccgtagttttttttttttttcttaatttgtttttacTGAAGTTTCTGTTAGCATGTACTGTTGCATTTTTCTGGACACCATTGTTGGGAGAAAAACTAAATCTTCTGAGGTTATGGTTCAGTGGAGCAGGAGGTGTTGGAGAGGGAGATTGCAAGGCTACGAACTTTGTatcagcaacagcagcagcaaccaCCACAAGCATCATCAGCTCATCGCCGTGCCAGCAGCAGAGACTTGGATTCCCAATTTGCCAACCTCTCTTTAAAGCACAAAGAGGCCAGTTCTAGTCATGAGCCAGTTTCTGGGTCACTTCGTATTTGAGTTCTCGTAGGATGTGCCTTGTTATTTGGGCCACTGCCACTCTATATTTGAGTTCGCATAGGATGTGCCATAGTTGTACCTTTGCTTGCTTCACACTGGCGACCGAGGAAGTGTCTTTCATTGAGAGGCACCAAGTGTAGTCATTAGAACCTGACACCCTGACAGAAC
This window encodes:
- the LOC122080673 gene encoding uncharacterized protein At4g06598-like; amino-acid sequence: MANSKGSSNIRNFPYSGKQSLLPPKSPFPSIPSSYAEYGTSPAIVSKGIPKPREGHRHHQRTSSESILIEEQPSWLDDLLNEPETPVRRGHRRSSSDSFAYLDVANASNMEYVAQEDKFKNASVPTWGSLEFDPYQDARHASFYTEPNSLGRQRNRSWDSLNSVYYQSGKPSSRDNIVRQSSGQLSVPQEPDGVSSTATDKQELEESGSNNPRGSSDKRDNSYAKPSASETDPKRAKQQFAQRSRVRKLQYIAELERNVQALQAEGSEASAELEFLDQQNLILNMENKALKQRLENLAQEQLIKYLEQEVLEREIARLRTLYQQQQQQPPQASSAHRRASSRDLDSQFANLSLKHKEASSSHEPVSGSLRI